In Schistocerca serialis cubense isolate TAMUIC-IGC-003099 chromosome 3, iqSchSeri2.2, whole genome shotgun sequence, the following proteins share a genomic window:
- the LOC126471235 gene encoding uncharacterized protein LOC126471235, with protein sequence MILGFAEDYKKIILNARHELVLIRSRQDINCIVSETADTKSKIVLENMHWEMPHVQVSEKQQISLWNILKNDISFRLAFRHWDLIESIAPEINSWTWQIKFNTALETARYVILAFQSNRNSITADSSVFDKINISGLKVYLNSSKFPEENFAVDFDTKNTAQAFEMYANFQSLYYGDSGVRRRGNPLMNRTEFQNCPIFFIDCSHQDGTLKSSIVDMKIEIETKKAFAKNTIAYCLVIHDSVIEMTPSSNQVAKRTQI encoded by the coding sequence ATGATCTTAGGCTTTGCAGAGGATTACAAAAAGATAATTTTAAATGCTCGTCATGAATTGGTACTGATTCGTAGTAGACAAGATATTAACTGTATTGTCTCAGAAACAGCAGATACCAAATCGAAAATTGTGTTGGAGAACATGCACTGGGAAATGCCACATGTCCAAGTTTCTGAAAAGCAACAAATATCACtgtggaatattttgaaaaatgatatcagTTTCAGATTAGCTTTTCGTCACTGGGATTTGATTGAAAGCATTGCACCAGAAATTAACTCCTGGACATGGCAAATTAAATTTAACACAGCCCTTGAAACCGCACGGTATGTAATATTAGCTTTTCAGTCAAATAGAAATTCGATTACTGCTGACTCTAGTGTATTCGACAAAATAAACATATCAGGCTTGAAAGTATATTTAAATTCATCTAAATTCCCAGAGGAGaattttgctgtcgattttgacacTAAGAATACAGCACAAGCGTTTGAAATGTACGCGAATTTTCAGTCACTGTATTATGGAGACAGCGGTGTAAGAAGAAGAGGAAATCCACTCATGAACCGTACCGAATTTCAGAACTGTCCTATATTTTTCATTGATTGTTCACATCAAGACGGAACACTGAAATCTTCCATCGTTGACATGAAGAtagaaatagaaacaaaaaaagcATTTGCAAAAAATACAATAGCTTACTGCTTGGTCATTCATGATTCAGTAATTGAAATGACTCCATCAAGCAATCAGGTTGCAAAGCGTACACAGATATAA